aaaactgcataaaagttattttggtgtacaataaatttattgtacaccttgtacgcgcaagaccttttgttgatCGAAAGTGACAACAATTTCATgttaataagaatttgtgatactCAACAGAGTACATTATTTCAAGcccaaataataatttattattccCAGCCCATTAAAGTGGAGCAAATCATCACAAACCCAAATTACCTGATTCACTAAACCCCCCAAAACCCCTTTTGCCTGAGTCGGACTCGTCTCTCTGCTCCTTGCACCCTGATTGCTGTTAAACAAATTCAGTGCACCCTGATTGCTGTTAAACAAATTCAGAACTTCTCCACTATTGTAAGATCTTCAACTTCGTCTATGTTTCAATATTTTTACGCACTCTTTTAGTCGAttacaaggatacatttgtggGATTGGGGCACAATTTCTAAATTTGGGGTTTTCAATTGGAATTTTTAGGGTTCTATTTGTTACTccgttttttctttttagttggtGATTTTTGTATTCAATTAGTTGACTTGGTCTTAATCTTGATTATCGTAAAGCTTTCAATTCAATTTTGATTTACATTTTCTGTCAGAAATGAGCTAATATGACGATTGAGTAGCTAAATTGATGAATTCAGCAAATTGCTTTTGTTTGTGATGAATTAATGGTCAATGAAGAAAGGTTTTGTTTAAGGTAAAAATCTTAGTTGCGAATTTACAGAAGTAGCTAAGTTTTGTTATTTGCGTTGAATGATATTATTATGTAACTAAGATACAGTCTCTCCACTGTCCCAAACTCCTAACGCCTTATCTCCCCTCCtctctatttctctctcttcaaaatTAGCCCTTTTTGTTCAAAGGTGGGTTGGATTTGAAGCTTCGTGTTCCCTGATTTACATCTTTCATTCGTACATGGGTTTGTGTTGAATTTGTGATTTGGTATAAATCAGTTTCAATTCTATGATATTTCATTCTTGATTTAGATTTTACtttattaatttgattttagttGAATGTTTTGAGTTAAACATATGTTTTCCTTCAAAtttgtcagttttttttttaagatgtTATTTTTTTGTTCATAATTGTGACTAATTTCACAACTTTTGGGAGCGCTTCTGAGTTAATCTCATTGATTGGGAATCAAATGACAATTTCTTAAATAAATGATCAttttattacgaaaatgccattaaatCCGGAACCCAGGTACATTTATGTGTCATTATTAATGTGGGCCTCGTGTACAGTCAACATTGCATTTTCGTAATACATCAACATCTACGTAATATACAGTCAACGGATAATGCTAGTATAAATCTCGTGCCATTCATGACTTTTGTTATGTTTTAAAGGTAtgtttaatttttcaatttgtCAAAAAGagtaaatgtattttttttcgTGTTTCACTAAGAAACAAAGAAGATAGCAATATAAGTTGGTATATTACTTGAAATTAATAGATAAATTAAAAGATAAAGGGGTTTATTGGTGGTGAAGGGGCATGAAACTGGAGAAGGAAGGTACATGAAATTTAAAgaaaactagcttttgagcccgttcaaagaacgggcggttgtatagtggttatttagtgtatttttttaagttctaattttattgagcttgtgattttagagagtatatatgatttaaatagaggtaaattttgaaggttgaaaaaatatatgtaaattaaatagtgtattaatattgagtgttaatcgGGAAGATGGAGTGGAAGATGCATAATTAATAGATTGGTGAATTGATGGTGTATGAGGGAGGCGGTTGGAGTTGcataatatatcaaacaacaaagaaaaaataaaatttaaaaaccaAATTGATGGAGGAAACAATGGATAACACATGgcatctaatcaaatgtggtgacacatgtcatctaatcaaatgtggttttgctttttaaatactaggtatagataaaaCAAGAAGAATGTTTTCAAGGAGAGACACATGGCACTCCAGATTTCTTGCAAATATTCctgttattaaatattattataGATTATAGATTATAGATTATACAATCAACACCTATTAATATACAATAAATAACTATAAATACGCAATCAATGACTTGCGAATAAACAATAATGCATTTTAGTAATACATCAACAGCCGTAAAATATATTGTCAACAGGTAATATTATACAATTAACCCTTACTAATATACAGTTAATAACTATAAATATACACAGATAGAATTATACCACCTATGATTTTCCAGCCATATATTTACTGAATTGCTATTTGATTGGGAAACTTTCTCAATCACTGAGAttaactcggaatttctcaactTTTGGTCTAATTctgttaattttaatttgaaatagGTGTTGATTTTGTTTGAGAATATGCATGTTATTTTTTGGAATAAAAACTTGTAAATCCTGATTAATTTCCCTCATGTCAAACCTAATCAAAATAAACTGGGGTGAAATCTCACAATCTAATTAGTCCCCTAGTATAGGTTGCTCCCCTACAATTTACCCTTATAATAAATACTCCAATGCCAGTCGAGCCCTAAAAGTATTAAATTAAACTACATAATAGCTTCATTTCCaaatttgtttaattttctGATATTATCCGTGCTTTATAAGTCGGATATGGATTTTGATGTAGAACATATGCATAATCCGAGGGTAGTTGGAACTAGGAAGAACATAAAACATAGTTTATTATGTGTGAGCTATTGCTTGTTGTAAGACTGTTTGATCTTTTTGGTAGATATAGTAATTGATTGGTTATCCTAATTTGTCAGGGAAGAAAATATGCCTTTGGGATTGATACTAGGGCTTGGAAGGGCAATGCGTAGGAAGCGTACATCATCGCTTGATATCCTCCATCCAAAGAGGGCGCCAAGGAACTTCTACAAAGGAAATAAGTGCAAGCCCACCGGATTCCATACACGCAAAGGTTCAATTGACCTCGAGTTCTACTTGTTTTTCATCTTTGACTCGTAGCTTACCACGTTTTAACTTCCAAGAATATCATTTATTGATCCATTTATGGAAGTTTAGGGTTTACGGTATGGCCCTTCACTTCACATACCTAGTTTTGTTTCTTCCCAAATGTTTCAACCGTTTTTGAACATTTAGGAAATTAGGAAGTCTTACTTTAATTGAAAATGGGAGTTTCTTGTATAAGCTGCTGCAGCGCTGCTATAATTAACAACGGACCAAATAAATGTTAAAAGGAAGTCATTTGTTTGTCTATATGGTTCCTGTTGTTTGGAGTAGTAACATGAACTTTGTTGCAGGTGGCTATGTTGTGGTGCAAGAAAAGCTGCCTATCTATGTTGTGCCTGATCTTACGGATTTTAAGGTAGTGTATCCCATCCTCACTGCTAACTTCCTGATTTTTCTTTGAATAATTTCCGATCCCCTTCAACTGCACGCCTAACTTGTGGGAACAGGGAGGCAGGGGAGTGGAAAGATGAGGGACCTTTTGTCTCTATTTGGCATTTTGTGACTAGACTATTGCTTTTCATTGTAAAAGTCTATAAAAATGATGCCCATGTTAATTTACCGGGAAAACAAGATTTCTTCGACAGTTTTTGGAAGGTGGGATTACAGAAATTATTTTGAATGAAAAAAATCTGCTTTAACTTTGGACCATGAAAAGTAGCATGATTTAGGTCAAACATGGGAGCTTTAGATTTCTGCAGTTATAAGACGAGAATTCTTCAAGTTGGATGGTCACTTTTGGTACTGACATACTGTAGAACCAGTACCTGAGGCATAGAATATATGTGGAATATCTTTGAAAATCCCGTGCTTCTATCTAGACATGTTTGATTCTGTCAACATTTCTGATATGTTGTCAAGATTTAGGCATCATAAGTCAGCATGGGCGGTAAAATGCCAAAACTAAGTTGTGTATGAAAGGTTGTCAACTGAAGTTCTCTTCATTGAACTGAATACGGTGCAAATATACAACTTGACAAACATCTGCACAGACTAGATGTGTGTGAACTTCAGACTTTTTTAAGTAATGTTTGTAACAACCTGTCGATGATTGCATTAGGTCGCTTTATGTGAATATTCGAAGTATAAAGTGACTACTTGGCCTTAAATTAATGCCCATGCATAATTTGGTTGTCTTTTTAATAATAGATTGAATGGCGGACAAAATCTCAGTTTTGAAATACtattgtagttttccttttttagtcTAGGAAATTTCATTGAGATTGGTGTACTATGCAAGTTTACATCAAGTTCTGCTTATAAATTGGTACTGTAATTGATTTTTGGCCACTATTAGCCTTATTGCTGTGGCCTATGATGTCTGAACTGACTGGGTTGTACTGTGTAGTTTGATTAGCTTTCATGTTTGCACCAAATTTATGCAAAAGTGTCATTGCTTCTGTTCCTTCACTTAGCTCATAGATCTTGGACCCCTGTTTTGCAGCTCAAACCATATGTTTCTCAATGTGCACTGAACACAAAGACGACTGAGAATGCTGGTGCGTTAAATTAGAATGTTAATGCTACAAGTATCTGAATATTTGAGTTAACGAAATGCTACTAGACCGATAGTTTTTGGGCGTGGATTCATCAAAGCAAGATTGCAGCATGTTCTGTTTCTAATATACGTGGATTCATGCAACAGATTTCTGTACACAATCATGGTTGTTACTCAACACAAAAGCAGAACCAATCCCCAAACACAGGGAGGAGGAAAACCAAAATATATGTTTTCTCCAATTTTCATTTCTTTGCCCTTAATCTGTTTGCCGGATAATTTTTGACGAGAAACCCGTAATTTATGATACCAGAAGGCAAACAAATGAACATGATTTATCAAAATCATACATTCTCGTGATTTCATAATCATGATCAGATGATTAGTTGAACAATCTACAAGCTTTGAGCAAAGACACTTCACACATGGAACAAACTCTTCATTCATCTACAGGcttacctttttttttactttcaaaCCCTCGGCGAATTTGATGATATTGGGTGATTCCGCGCTTTGGTGGGAGCTTCCTCAATATAAAAAGAACCAGAGTGGAAGGTACTATTTCCACCAACTGAGATGGGAAACAAGCAAGTATTAGAAATATGGTTATATGTAGCCAATAACTCAAGCCATTGTTTCCTCATTTTTATTCATCAAGTAGATATGCAAATGCCCTAAAAAAAACtgtggaaagaaaattaaaggaaaggttaaGCTTACCAGATAATACATGAAATTGAGAATTGGATGATCTAAAACATCAAGATCAGCGGCTTTATCAAAAGCATTCAAGCACATTTGCATCAGAGATTAGCCGGAAGAGAAAGCCAGACACATCAGATAACCTCACTGAGAACAAACATCCGGAACTTCTTgcttcaaatttttatttttattttaaaaaatggaTTCATCCTTTCTGTCTTTACTATATACGAAAAAGGTTTCAAACAATTAGAAGCAACTACCAAGTATTCTTTACTTCACACtatttttaaatagaatttgTTGGAGTTTCCTTCCATAAGTTTGTTTTACTTCAAAAGAATAAAAGAGTGATTGTCCCgcattgacaaaaaaaaacaagaatttTATCCATTTTATATATCTACCTACTACTATGTTTGCTAATCTTGCTAGGGATTTTGAGAAAGATAGCAAAACTTATCGTGTGATGTTGGTGCATTACATTACTGCTTCTCTTTATATGATTTATAGTAAGTCTACGGGACTTATGATTTTGGGATTAAGAAATATGCTTGTAGTCGTTGGTTGAATTTTCGTATGACTGATGATACTGATATTGTTGCTGAGGGTATGAAAATCTGTGAGCTTTTCCAAGCAACTGCCTCCTGGAAAAATTATCTCCTTCTTGGCAAATCTAAGTCTCTTCCATGAAACACAAACAAAAAGACTTTACCCTTCAAGAATTCGTCTCCCACATAAAGATTGAAGAACAGAATCGTATCCAAACAAAGGGGAAATCTTCTGACCATTCTTCTTCTACTGCTAATCTTGTTGAAACTAAAAGGAATGCAGGTTATAACAAATGACCAAAAGGCAAGGGTCCAAACCAGTTCCATGGCACaagaaagaacaacaacaacaaagagaAAAGGCAGTTCAAAGGAAATTGCTATACTTGCAGTAAGTATGGTCATTCAGCTAGAGAATGCAGGCAAGGACATGGACCTGGGAACAAGCCAAACTAGAACAAGCCTCTAGCAAATCGCACTGAAGACATCATTGTTGATGTTGTGTCTGAGGTGAATCTGGTGAGCAACGTGACTGAAAGAGTtgttgatactggagcaactCGCCACATTTGTTCGAGCAAGGAAATGTTTCAAGATAATGAGAAAATTTCTGAAGGAGACTGTGTCTTCATAGGCAACTCAAGCACTGTGAGTGTACTTGGCATAGGAAAAAATTTCTAAAGCTTACTTCtggaaaaactattgctttgcaAAATATTTTGCATGTACCCGATATCCGCATGAACCTCATTTCTGGTGCTTTACTTAACCAAGTAAGTATCAAGTTAAATGTTGAATCTGATAAACTTGTACTTATCAGAAATGGTGAACTTGTGGGTAAGGGAttttgtaatgggggtttatttgAGGCTTGATGTTGTGACTGGTAATAATAATTCTTCTGCTTATATTTATGTTGCTGAGTCAGTTTCTTTATGGCAATCTAGACTAGGTCATGTGAACGTTGCATTTGTCAAGAGACTCAAACAACTTTGTCTTATTCCAGACTTTAGTAGTACCTCTTTTGATAAATATGAAGTTTGTGTAGAAGTTAAGCACCCAAAAAAAGCCTTTAATAAGAATGTATGTCGATCTTCTACCTTACTTGAACTAATTCATAGTGACTTAGGTGACTTTAAGAATTCCATGAGTAGAGGAGGAAAACGCTACTATATTACCTTTGTGGATGATTTTTCTCGTTATTGTAAGGTCTACTTATTGAGTACTAAAGATGAGGCCAAAGAGAAATTCCATATTTATAAGGCTGAGGATGAAAACCAATTAGACCTGAAAATAAAAAAGAGTTAGATCagatagaggtggtgaatatgatGGAACTTATCTAAAGAATTTTTGTGAAGCTAATGGGATTATTCATGAGGTTACAACTCTTTATACCCAAGAAGAAAATGAAATAGCTGAATACAAAAATAGAACACTTAAGGATATGATGAATGCTATGCTTATAAGTTTGGGTATGCCTTCTAACATGTGGGGTGAGGCAATTCCGTTTGCTTGTTGTGCTCTTAACCGTGTTCCCCATAAGAAGTTAGACAAAACTCATATGATTTGGGGAAAGGTTTCAAGCCTAGTTTGGGTTACcttaaagtgtgggggtgtttgAGAAAAATATGACTTCCTGATTTCCAAAGGAGTAAGATTGGACCTAAAACCGTGGATGGTATTTTTATAGGTTATGCGTCAAACAGTCCTGCATATAGATTCATTCTTAAGGATGCATCAGGTTTTGGACAAATTCGTGAGTCGAGGGATGTAGAGTTTTTTTAGCATATTTTTCCTATGAAAGTTAATGTTCAAGCATGTTTacctgctgcatctccatcttCTGTTGTGCATCATGACATTGCATCATCTATTGAGACTCTAGAACCTAGAAGGAGTAAAAGAACTAGAACTAAGTCTAGCTTTGGACCCGATTTTATTACTGTCTTCCTAATTGAGAAAGAGTTATTAGATGAGCAAGAAGTTGATGCATTTCTCTTGGAAGAAAACCCCAGATCTTATGGAGAAGTTATGAGGTCAATTGTCTCAAGTttttggttagaggccataaatagtgaaattgagtctatcatgagtaataatACTTGGATTTTTTCTGATGTCCCTAGCAAGCCCTTATGCAGTAAGTGGATTTTTACTATGAAACATACTCCAAAAGGGTCATTgattaagtataaagctaggcttgtGGTAGGAGGTCATCGTCAAAAGCATGGTATAGACTATTTTGATACCtattctcctgtcactaaaGTTGCCACCATTAGAGTCTTAATTGCACTTGCAtccattcatgatcttgttgtgcgtCAATTGGATGTAAAATCGATCTTCTtttttgaatggtgatttgAATGAAGAAATTTATGTGAAGCAACCAGAGGGATGTGTTGTTCCCGGACAGCAAGATAAGGTATTCAGGCTCATTAGATCATTGTATGGTTTAAAACAAGCACCTAACAATGGTATGACAAGTTGATTTTTGGTACCAATATAGACATGGTGAACGAATTTTTGCTTTGAGATGAAGGATTTAGGAGAGGCGGATGTGATTCTTGGCATAAAGGTTACTAGAACTTCATATGAGATGCCTTTAAACCAATCTCATTATATTGAAAAGATTTTAAAGAAATTTGGTCAATTTTATTGTACTCCCGTACAAACCCCATATAATTCTAGTATTCatctaaaaaagaacaaaggtaATTTTGTATCACAAGAACAATATGCCAAGATTATTGgaagtttgatgtttttgatgaACTATACTAGACCTGATATAGCATATGTTGTTAGTAGATTGAGTAGATATACACATAATCCTAATCAAGATCATTGGAATGCATTGATTAGATTATTGAATTATTTGAAAGGCACTATCAATTGTGGTTTACATTATCAAAGAGCACCTTGTGTTCTTAAGTGATATTGTGATGCCAATTGGGTGTCAGATAGTGATGAGATTCAGTCTACTAGTGGCTATGTTTTTACTCTTGCTGGAGGAGATATATCATGGAGATCATCTAAACAAACTTGTATTGCATAATCTACTATgaaatctgagtttattgctttaGAATTGGTAGGACAGGAAGCTGAATGGATAAGGAGTTTGCTTGCTGGTATTCCATTGTGGGGGAAACCAGCTCCATCAGTTTCAATGCACTGTGACTCACAAGCTGCAATTGGGGTAGCGAAATATCAAGCCTATAATGAAAACAGAAGGCATATTCTCTTAAGGCATGCTATAGGTAGAGATCTTATCAGAAAAAATGTAATATCACTCGAGTATGTAAAGTACGAGAGGAATATTGCAGATCCTCTCACCAAATGCCTTAAAGACTATTGTAGAAAATATAATGGTGCTTGAGTCAGCACAAGGAATGGGTTTAAAGACTATTGTGGAGTAAATTGTGGTGGACACCCATCTTAGGAATACCTTAGTTCAATGGGTCAAACGAAATCACAAAAGAACTCATGTTTGTTACTACTACCATTCCTAATAATAAAAATGATGTAGTATTTTTCTAACTGTCATATGAGTAGGGTTGAGCTAAAACttttaataagttcatagcATTGTGAAGGTGGTTTGTGACAGTACAAACTTGATGAACATACATATGTGAATGTGGGGGTTACGCTCAATCCCATATGAGAGTCCATAAGGATTAGGACCACTAGAGCATTCATGAAAATCCGGGTACTTGTGGGGtactaaaaattacaaattgcgCAAACGAGTCTTGATTTGAGAAAAGTTGAAATGCGCAAAAATAGTTTACTAACTTCGTGATATGTTCAAAGAGAAATCTACCTAAAACGACTGTAAGATATTTTTGTATGCGTtgggtgttaattcaagtccaaAAGACATTAACACTTTCAAAACGTTCCTTCCCggttttttcttgttcttttgaaACATGTGGGGGATTTTTGGAGTTTCCCTCCATAAGTTTGTTTTGCTTCAAAAGAATAAAAGAgtttttgtcccacattgacaaAAAAACAAAGAGTTTTACCATGCACTTTATATATCCACCTACTATTACTATGTTTATTAGAGGACTTGAGAGGAGGTTCTAGGCCACCGCAAATGCGCGtgcgggccgggctcgggcgtGTGGGTCGTTTGCCGGTGTGGGTATTGTGGCTTTTTCCTTCACAAGAGGTCGTGTGTACGTAACGGGGAAAATTCAACGTTAGGGCAGTGTTCATACACACCACGACTTGGTTGAGATAAGTTTATTCGTTCATTACTAGTCATTGTTCCTACACACCATTTCTTTCATTTAATATTAAAAGTCATGTTGGTTGCGCTAGTTAAAGTAGTAATGTGACAACTAACTCAGGACAAAGGAAGAATAAAAGTAAAAGCGAGGAATgagggaaagggaaagggaacacTAGCTTGTGTATGAGGTATAAGGGATAAAagtataaattttattattgtATTGATCAAATTTGAAAGAGTTGAGGGAGAAAATGTAATTACTTATTCAAAGGAACCAGGGTCGTTCCTGATATTTTTGGGGCGTGGGACGAATCTTTGATGAGTCCCTTATACATAGTGAAATCTCTTAAATTTTGATATTCGATGGATATAAACAAAATACTACCTAGTAGTATACATATATCAACTGTCAAATAAGAGAAAAAAGTCAGCTTGGGGATCATGAAAATATTTATCCCTTTTACGGAGTGTGAAGGGAGCTACCAAAATTTTCATATAACATTTCAGTTTATATTTTGTACATATTTTATAGTAATTCAAAAAAAGACATTGATCTCTTTAATCAAACCGCTCTAATCAAAAGCTCCTATCACTAGTTGTATCAAGATTAGGAGTTTTTTTTATCAAACCGCTCTAATCAAAAGCTCCTATCACTAGCTTTATCAAGATTAGGGGTTTTGAGTTTTGACCCAAAACTGTCATTCAACCCTCTCTTAAAGTCTTACCCAGTTACCCAACATTCCCATTAGAAATTTTGGCTAATCAAACCTCTGTTTTACCCAAAGCTTTCCTAATCAAACCCACAAAAACTAAAATTCTCCATCGAAATACAAATCTCCTCATAATCAAATGGCGGATCAGCAAACTGTAGATACTCCATCGACGGGGACCCTACAATCGCCGCCACAGCAACCACCGCAAAATCCACAGTTGCAGCCGGGAAAGGAGGAAATGCTGCAGTGCGTCACCGCTTTAGAGGCTGCTCTCCTCCCATGCTTACCCGCTCGTGAGCTCCAAGCCATTGATCGCTCCCCTCATCCTTCTCATCAGAGTAtctctctccctttttttttgtttttttttttgataatttatgAATTCCCCATTTTTCTCTTTCTGTATTTCATGTATTTTGTAGTGTAATTTTTAgttcttgattttgaaattgtGATATTATACTCTTAAATGTAGAGGTAAATTAGGGATAAGTTGATTTTTCTGGGATTGAAATGTTGAATTGTTccatttttatatttttgaacttgaattttgtgcaAATTTACATTAGTAGTGGAAGAAGTGTATTGCTGACAAAGCTTATGCCCTCGGTTGGGTAAGAAATTATAAAACCAATACATGCCCTATTGATGATTTTATCCATAAGACTTGTTTAGCCGATTCGTAGTCGGATAATTTTTCGTTCCATTCTTTGAAATAAGTTTCCTCCTCCTGTTACGAATTTACTAGGATGTTGGAATTTGGCCACATGGGAGCATTTGATGGAAAACATTATTGGTTTCATCGTTACTCGAAACATATGTAGCTTGATCCTTGCAATTGTAATGAGGCTACTTCGGGATGAATACTAATAAGAAAGAGTGCCACTTAATCCTACCATTTTGGCTTAGAAAAGTGAGCTAGAACTTATGATAGGAAGTGTCATTTATCTGTATTTTATCTTGTCCGTGATAATCATAATTGTATACAAGTCACATCTATGTGTAGGggaatgaacatttttttttgttttcgcaatttttttgtttgtgaaaCTATTTCCTGCGTAAAATTGTGCAATGCTATGAATGTGAAGAACTTTTGGTGAAGTAGCGGAGTGCAGGCAGGGTATGGGAACTTCCCGGAAGTAACTTCTATGATTTGGGACATGGTCTGATTATTGGCCTATCGGGTATAACATGTTTAGTTCATTAAAATTCCATTATCGTGCCTAATCTCTACTCTCTTGTATAGTAGTGGGCTGGTAGTTACATGTGTTGTGGTCTTAAATTGCTTGGATTTGTGGCTTCTGTAGTTTAGGTGTAGACAGAAAGTCGGGAGCTAAAGTTAGGGCTGTCATGTCTTCTTTGTTCATAAGCCTTCATTAATAATAGAAGTACTCTGGCTTAAAGGAAATATAAGTCGGCATTATCGGTTGCAATTGCTATGGATGAACTGATATTCTGGTTGAGTAGTTTCTGTACTGTTCTGCTAAATGCAATCCTTTACTGTCTAATTACTAAAATTTGCATTTTGGTATGCAAGTGGCCGGTGATAATTTAAAGCCTTAATATGTCTTGGTGC
This Spinacia oleracea cultivar Varoflay chromosome 6, BTI_SOV_V1, whole genome shotgun sequence DNA region includes the following protein-coding sequences:
- the LOC110800773 gene encoding uncharacterized protein isoform X1, which translates into the protein MVNEERFCLREENMPLGLILGLGRAMRRKRTSSLDILHPKRAPRNFYKGNKCKPTGFHTRKGGYVVVQEKLPIYVVPDLTDFKLKPYVSQCALNTKTTENAGALN
- the LOC110800773 gene encoding uncharacterized protein isoform X2, yielding MPLGLILGLGRAMRRKRTSSLDILHPKRAPRNFYKGNKCKPTGFHTRKGGYVVVQEKLPIYVVPDLTDFKLKPYVSQCALNTKTTENAGALN